TTCGTTACTGGCTAATACTTGCTCAGAATCAACCTCCCAAGTGTTTAAAATTTTGCCGCGTAGCGGCAAAATGGCTTGATATTCTTTGTCTCTTGCTTGTTTGGCAGAGCCACCTGCGGAGTCACCTTCAACTAAAAATACTTCTGTTTGATTAAGGTTAGTACTGGTGCAATCTGATAATTTTCCAGGCAGGGCAGGACCACTAACTATTTTCTTGCGAATGACTTTTTTGTTGGTTTTAAGTCTTGCTTGTGCATTGATAATAGCCAATTGAGCGATTTTTTCTGCAATGCCAGTATGTTGATTTAGCCAAAGACTAAAGGCATCTTTAACGATATTGGCAACAAAACTAGCACACTCTCTAGAGGATAGTCTTTCTTTAGTTTGGCCAGAAAATTGTGGGTCTAATATCTTGATAGATAACACATAGGCAATTTTTTGCCAGATATCATCAGGCGTGAGTTTGATGTTTTTAGGGATTAAATTTCTAAATTCGCAAAACTCTTTTAAGGCTTCAGTAAGTCCTGATCTTAGCCCGTTAACATGCGTGCCACCACCAATGGTTGGAATAAGATTAACATAGCTTTCAGCCACAACATTAGTGTTGTATTGCGTCCATGCGAGCGAACAATTAAGTTGTTGTTCGTCAGTTTTATAATCAACAATAAAAGGGGCAGGTGGTAGACAATCTAGGCCATCTAAAGACATGGATAGATAGTCTTTTAAGCCTTCTTTGTAAACCCACTTGTCTGTTGTTTCATCTATTTCATTATAAAAATAAACCTCTAAATCTGGGCATAAAATTGCTTTAGAGCGTAGGTTGTGGCATAATTTAGCTGCGGAGAATTTAATAGTGTCAAAAAACTGTGCATCAGGTTTAAATTTAAGGATAGTACCCGTGTGGCGCTTGCCAACAGCGCGAGTTATTTCAAGTTCTGTTTGCTTAAAACCGTTTGAAAAAGTGATGTAATGTTCTTTAGCATCTCTTTTAATCCAGATTTCTACCAAAGTGGAAAGAGCGTTAACCACTGAAATTCCAACACCATGTAAGCCACCTGAAAATTGGTATGAGTCATTTGAAAATTTTCCGCCTGCATGGAGTTTGGTTAAAATAACCTCAACACCTGATTTACCCTCCTTAGGGTGAATATCCACAGGCATGCCTCGGCCATTATCTTCAACAGATAAGGATCCGTCCTTGTATAAAACAACGCTAATTTTAGAAGCATACCCTGCAATTGCCTCATCAACACTATTGTCAATAACTTCTTGGGCAAGGTGGTTTGGGCGCTCAGTTTCAGTGTACATCCCTGGACGTTTGCGTACTGGCTCAAGACCTGTTAAAACCTCAATAGAGGATGAATCGTAATTGCTCATGGTGAGGTCACTGATTAGCCCAGTGCAACTTGGGATATATGGAAAATAGTACATTTTCCATACAAAAATAAAGAGAATGGTTGGTTGTTTGACGAGTTTTTTGGCGGAAAAGGTACTGTTTTATGTGTTTCATGGGTTGTACTGGGTTAATGCAGTAGTCTCAATGTTTGAATATGATAATTTGGCAAGTATCATACCAAATAAAAAGCCCCATAAAATGGGGCTTTTTATTTACTTAAAAATATAACGGTTACATCATGCCACCCATACCACCCATATCAGGTGCAGCAGCAGGCGTGTCGTCTTGAGGAGTATCAGTAATCATTGCCTCAGTTGTAATCATAAGACCTGAAATGCTGGCAGCATGTTGTAGTGCTGCACGAACAACTTTTGTTGGATCTAAAATACCCATCTTAAGCATATCACCATATTCTTCTGTTGCTGCATTGTAGCCATAATTACCCTTACCTTTGGCGACTTCGTTAAGAATAACAGAAGCCTCACCACCACCATTTGTTACAATTTGACGTAGTGGCGCTTCCATGGCGCGTTTAGCAATGTCAATACCAATGTTTTGATCATGATTATCACCTGTTAATCCGTCTAAGGCTTTAATAGCACGAACCAAAGCAACACCGCCACCAGGAACGACACCTTCTTCAACAGCAGCGCGAGTGGCATGTAGTGCATCATCAACACGGCCTTTCTTTTCTTTCATTTCAACTTCAGTAGCAGCACCTACTTTAATCACAGCAACACCGCCTGATAATTTAGCCAAGCGTTCAAGTAATTTTTCTTTATCGTAATCGCTCGTTGTGGTTTCAATTTGTGCTTTAATTTGTGCAATACGACCATCAATATCAGCTTTTTTACCTGCGCCATCAACAATGACAGTATTTTCCTTGCCGATTTCAATGCGTTTAGCAGTACCAAGATGGTCATCAGTTACTTTTTCTAAAGACAAACCAACTTCTTCTGAAATAACCACACCACCTGTTAGTACGGCAATGTCTTCCAAAATTGCCTTACGACGATCGCCAAAACCAGGTGCTTTAACTGCTGCAACTTTAACAATACCACGCATATTGTTAACCACTAAAGTAGCCAGCGCTTCGCCATCAATGTCTTCAGCGATGATTAACAAGGCTTTGCCTGATTTTTGGACTGCTTCTAGCGCAGGTAATAAATCACGAATATTTGAAATTTTACCATCATGTAATAATACAAAAGGCGTTTCAAGATCAACAGTCATTGCTTCTTGATTGTTAACAAAGTAAGGCGACAAATAGCCACGATCAAATTGCATACCCTCGACCACATCAAGCTCATTTTCAAAACCAGAACCTTCTTCAACCGTAATGACACCAGCTTGACCTACTTTTTCCATGGCATCGGCAATAATATCACCCACAGAAGCATCAGAGTTTGCAGAAATATTACCTACTTGGGCAATGGCTTTTGTGTCATTGCAAGGTTGTGAGATGTCACGCAACGCATTAACAGCAGCTTCTGTCGCTTTATCAATGCCTCGTTTAAGATCCATAGGGTTCATACCTGCTGCCACTGATTTAACACCTTCAATAACAAGGGCTTGTGCAAGCACAGTTGCTGTTGTGGTGCCATCACCAGCAATGTCATTGGTTTTTGATGCCACTTCTTTGACCATTTGAGCACCCATGTTTTCAAATTTACCTTTTAAGGTGATTTCTTGAGCAACAGTAACACCATCTTTGGTGATTGTTGGACCGCCAAATGATTTATCTAGCACAACATTTCTACCTTTAGGTCCTAGTGTTACTTTAACTGCATTAGCTAGCATATTAACACCATCTAACATTAAGTTTCTAGCTTCTGAGCCAAATTTTATATCTTTTACTGACATTTTTAATCTCCTTTATTCAATAACTGCGACAATATCGTCTTCACGCATAACTAGCAATGTTTCACCATCTGCTTTAATTTCGTTACCTGCGTATTGACCAAATAATACTTGGTCGCCAACTTTAACATCCAATGCAATAACATCACCATTGTCGTTAATTCTGCCGTGACCAACCGCCAAAATTTCACCCTTTGAAGGTTTTTCTGTGGCTGAATCTGGAATAATTAATCCACTTTCAGTGGTTTTTTCCTCTTGTGTTCTACGGACGATCACACGATCGTGAAGGGGGCGAATATTCATTTTTTCTCCTAGTTAATAAATAAATAATTTTTAAGCTTAATGCTTGAACTTAAAATCAGCCTTTAAAGAGTTTGCTCTTGTAAATTTGATTTAAGCTTTTGCATGGCTTTGGTTTCAAGTTGGCGCACTCTTTCTTTTGAGATACCATACTTGTCTGCTAAAGTATGTAGGGTTGTTTTTTCTTCTTTCAAGTATCTAGATTGTAAAATATCCAAACTTCTTTCATCTAACGACGACAAGGCTTTGTAAAGTTGTTGCTGTTGGTTCTGCTTTGAATCGTCTATTAGTAACAACTGCTCAGGTGTTTGGACGTTTTCATTGGTTAAGTATTGTTCTGGTGCATGAGAATCCTCATCATTAGATATTTCAAACGTCACATCGTTAAATTGCAAGCGCGACTCCATCTCCAGTACATCTTTACGACGCACGCCTAAATCATTGGCAATTTTATCTGCTTGTTCCTCGTTTAATGAGCTGTAAATATGTGCTTTAGCTTGCTTGAGTTTGAAAAATAATTTACGTTGCGCCTTGGTTGTGGCAACCTTAACAATTTTCCAATTTTTGAAAATAAATTCGTGAATTTCAGCACGAATCCAATATACTGCGAATGAGGCGAGGCGCACATTTTTATTTGGGTTAAAACGCTTAACTGCCTTCATTAACCCAATGGTGCCTTCTTGCACAAGATCGGCTTGTTCAAGACCGTAACCTTTGTAGCCATGGGCAATAAAGGCGACAAAACGCATGTG
This Abyssogena phaseoliformis symbiont OG214 DNA region includes the following protein-coding sequences:
- the groL gene encoding chaperonin GroEL (60 kDa chaperone family; promotes refolding of misfolded polypeptides especially under stressful conditions; forms two stacked rings of heptamers to form a barrel-shaped 14mer; ends can be capped by GroES; misfolded proteins enter the barrel where they are refolded when GroES binds) encodes the protein MSVKDIKFGSEARNLMLDGVNMLANAVKVTLGPKGRNVVLDKSFGGPTITKDGVTVAQEITLKGKFENMGAQMVKEVASKTNDIAGDGTTTATVLAQALVIEGVKSVAAGMNPMDLKRGIDKATEAAVNALRDISQPCNDTKAIAQVGNISANSDASVGDIIADAMEKVGQAGVITVEEGSGFENELDVVEGMQFDRGYLSPYFVNNQEAMTVDLETPFVLLHDGKISNIRDLLPALEAVQKSGKALLIIAEDIDGEALATLVVNNMRGIVKVAAVKAPGFGDRRKAILEDIAVLTGGVVISEEVGLSLEKVTDDHLGTAKRIEIGKENTVIVDGAGKKADIDGRIAQIKAQIETTTSDYDKEKLLERLAKLSGGVAVIKVGAATEVEMKEKKGRVDDALHATRAAVEEGVVPGGGVALVRAIKALDGLTGDNHDQNIGIDIAKRAMEAPLRQIVTNGGGEASVILNEVAKGKGNYGYNAATEEYGDMLKMGILDPTKVVRAALQHAASISGLMITTEAMITDTPQDDTPAAAPDMGGMGGMM
- a CDS encoding co-chaperone GroES, translated to MNIRPLHDRVIVRRTQEEKTTESGLIIPDSATEKPSKGEILAVGHGRINDNGDVIALDVKVGDQVLFGQYAGNEIKADGETLLVMREDDIVAVIE
- the parE gene encoding DNA topoisomerase IV subunit B, yielding MSNYDSSSIEVLTGLEPVRKRPGMYTETERPNHLAQEVIDNSVDEAIAGYASKISVVLYKDGSLSVEDNGRGMPVDIHPKEGKSGVEVILTKLHAGGKFSNDSYQFSGGLHGVGISVVNALSTLVEIWIKRDAKEHYITFSNGFKQTELEITRAVGKRHTGTILKFKPDAQFFDTIKFSAAKLCHNLRSKAILCPDLEVYFYNEIDETTDKWVYKEGLKDYLSMSLDGLDCLPPAPFIVDYKTDEQQLNCSLAWTQYNTNVVAESYVNLIPTIGGGTHVNGLRSGLTEALKEFCEFRNLIPKNIKLTPDDIWQKIAYVLSIKILDPQFSGQTKERLSSRECASFVANIVKDAFSLWLNQHTGIAEKIAQLAIINAQARLKTNKKVIRKKIVSGPALPGKLSDCTSTNLNQTEVFLVEGDSAGGSAKQARDKEYQAILPLRGKILNTWEVDSEQVLASNEIHDISIAIGLEPNSEDLSGLRYGKICILADADSDGAHIATLICTLFVKHFPKLIKEGHIFVAMPPLYRVDAGKQVHYALDDNERDAIIRKIESENKRVKIQVQRFKGLGEMNPSQLRETTMLPDTRRLIQLTLDDPLQVFQTMDMLLNKKRAADRKKWLEEKGNLANV
- the rpoH gene encoding RNA polymerase sigma factor RpoH, with product MSQEFALSPAKKTSSLEVQKYPPILSSEQEHELAVQLYENHDLSAARKLVLSHMRFVAFIAHGYKGYGLEQADLVQEGTIGLMKAVKRFNPNKNVRLASFAVYWIRAEIHEFIFKNWKIVKVATTKAQRKLFFKLKQAKAHIYSSLNEEQADKIANDLGVRRKDVLEMESRLQFNDVTFEISNDEDSHAPEQYLTNENVQTPEQLLLIDDSKQNQQQQLYKALSSLDERSLDILQSRYLKEEKTTLHTLADKYGISKERVRQLETKAMQKLKSNLQEQTL